The DNA sequence CTCGGAGTATAGGATTAAAATGTAAGGCACCACCAGTGAAATGTTTTTGGCATCAAGTCCAGAGTGTAAGAGTTAAGATttctgggggctggcgagatggctcagcaggtaagagcactgattgctcttctgaaggtcctgagttcaaatcccagcaaccacatggtggctcacaaccactggtaatgagatctgacgccctcttctggtgcgtcagaagtcagctacagtgtacttacgtataataataaatgaagctTTGGGCCaaagcaagcagggactgagcgagcggaGTTGACTGGAGAGAGccgaggtcctaaaaattcaatccccaacaaccacatgaaggtcacaaccatctgtacagctacagtgtactcacatacataaaataaataaataaatcttaaaaaaaaattcaaaaaatgtttttgtttcgtgtgtgtgtgtgtgtgtgtgtgtgtgtgtgtgtgtgtgtgtgtgttgtttgggaCAAGGTGGTCCCTCcgaagtccaggctggccttgcacttgtGCCTGGTCTCCTCTCAGCCTTCTATATGCTGACACCACAGGCACTAGCTACCATGGCCAGCTCTTCCGACCATCTTGCCATTGCTGGCAACACTTCCTCCTGGAGGCTACCTTGAAGAAATTCCTGGGTGTGAATCTTTCTTAACGGATTGGATTGTTATCTAAACTGTTGAAAACCTACCTGGCTTGGGCTAAATGAGCTGAGCCACTCAAAACAAAAGGAGACTCCTGAGCTTCAACATTCTTGCAGGTACAGATAAAAGGATAGTTATAGGACAGAGCTAAAGTTGAGAACAAGCGGGGTGGGGGTTGTAggggtggtgcacgcttttaatctcACCTCTagggaggcaagggcaggcaaatctctgagctggaggccagcctgatctacagagctacttctaggacagccaggctacacagagaagccctgtcttgaaccccacaaaaacaaaaccaacaaacaaaaccacctccTACTGTTCTATACGACTAAAGCCAGTAATCTGGCTGTGGTGTGCAAGCCTGAAATCCTAGCTcctgagagggaggaggagcccGGTCTTAAGTTTGAGACAAACCTAGATCTCATGGTAAAGCCATCACCTTGTTGTTACGATCTAGCTTGACAGCAAATGCCAGAAAACTCCACACAGTAGTTTATGCCATGGTTTTCTTTTCCACGCAAGTAGCTCCCGGTGTGAACCACCAGCCTCTTCAGTGGAACTCCATGAGCAACAAGCTCTCCAGGCCCAAGTCCTTGCTCTGTAACCAGCCAATGGGAGACGtgaggaagatcatgagtttaagaccagcctcaaccacatagcaagtttgaagctatCCTGAAATACATGAGACAGaattttttggcttggtttggttcggatttttatttgtttgtttcaagacggtttttctatatagccctggctgtcttggaactcactttgtagaccaggctggcctcaaactcagaaatctgcctgcctctgcctccagagtgctgggattaaaggcgtgcaccaccacgcccagNNNNNNNNNNNNNNNNNNNNNNNNNNNNNNNNNNNNNNNNNNNNNNNNNNNNNNNNNNNNNNNNNNNNNNNNNNNNNNNNNNNNNNNNNNNNNNNNNNNNNNNNNNNNNNNNNNNNNNNNNNNNNNNNNNNNNNNNNNNNNNNNNNNNNNNNNNNNNNNNNNNNNNNNNNNNNNNNNNNNNNNNNNNNNNNNNNNNNNNNNNNNNNNNNNNNNNNNNNNNNNNNNNNNNNNNNNNNNNNNNNNNNNNNNNNNNNNNNNNNNNNNNNNNNNNNNNNNNNNNNNNNNNNNNNNNNNNNNNNNNNNNNNNNNNNNNNNNNNNNNNNNNNNNNNNNNNNNNNNNNNNNNNNNNNNNNNNNNNNNNNNNNNNNNNNNNNNNNNNNNNNNNNNNNNNNNNNNNNNNNNNNNNNNNNNNNNNNNNNNNNNNNNNNNNNNNNNNNNNNNNNNNNNNNNNNNNNNNNNNNNNNNNNNNNcagaggcaggcggatttctgagttcgaggccagcctggtctacaaagtgagttccaggacagccagggctatacagagaagccctgtctcaaaaaccaaaaaaaaaaaaaaagttaaaaataaataaggaagccCGTGTGAACTCCAGTAATTGTGGGCGTATTCCTCcaacaaaaagaaatggcagAAGCTGAAAACGCTTATCTGTAAGATCAGTTTCAGATATCAAACCCATCCACGGTTATATCGTTTTATCCAGAGAGTTATTCAAATACTCTCTCAAATGGTGTGCACTGCAGGCCGACAGATATCCCATTGTGGGACTCTCTGCCTGACCAGTTATCTGCTAGGGCAGAAGCAGATGATGGGAATAGATCATACTCCCAACCCCATTCACAGCCCCAATCTTCCCTTACTGCCCATCCGAGAACATGGTTCCTACAGTCAATCACCTGTCTCATAATAAATCTGCTGGAACTGTCATATCTGTACAGTggtattcttttgaaaaatagtgtctgtctgtgtccttgtGCGTACaggtgcccccctccccccagaggcTTAGCTCCTTCGGAGCAAGAGTTGCAGGTGGCTGATGCTGCAAACCAAAGCTgggtcctctttaagagcagtGTGCTTGCtcttttaaccaccaagccacacctccagcccccTCCATGCTCCTAAACGCCCTCAAACAAGACCTACATCTCGTAGGCCGCCATCTCTTCCTCTACCTTGAGTTTCACTGTTTTCTGCCCTCTCCTCGCGTGTACAGAGCTGATAAAGTTCCCATCTTACTTGATGCAGGTTCTTTCCcctcccattcctggtttcccctctctgAAGGTTTCTCCTCTGCCTCCGTGTCACATACCAGGCTGGCGTACCCCGTACATCTTCTCATCTGCTACCACTCCTGAATTGCCAGAGACCTCTTAGACCCAGGCCCTTGGCTGTGGAGACACATCGGGAAGATGTAATGACGGCTTCTGTCAACCTCACTGAACCTGGCAGCACCATGGAAACCCGAGGCTAGGTATGTCTAGGAGACCCAGCTCGAATATGGAGTCACATCTCGTGGGCTCAAACACTGGGTTGTCGAAAAAGGAGAAACGGAGCTGAGTACCAGTCTCagtccctctgcttcccatgtgtgGATACAAAGGAGAACCAGCTCCTTTATGCTCTTGCTTGCTTTGCTACGCCTTCCCCACCATGGCAGGCTGCAGCCTATTACagaaacctttcctcccttaaggGGTTTCTCCGCAGGTATTTGGTCAGAGCCACAAGTAGCCAATAGAGATCCAAGGCTGGGCattatctccttccttcttctcctcatgctttcctgatttaaaaaataaaaacccgtaagctgggcgtggtggcacacgccttttattccagcactcgggagacagaggcaggcggatttctgagttggaggccagcctggtctacagagtgagttccaggacagccagggctacacagagaaaccctgtctcaaaaaccaaaataaataaatataaaaataaaaacccatacAGGGATAAAAACACAGTCCAGTAGGCCACCATGTGCCTAGCACCATTgagtccctgggttcaatcctcagaacgGTAAAATAAGAAATACTGATGAACTCTTGCCAGCAACCTCAGGCCTAACTCACTGTAGAACTCTCACATCCCAGCCCCGTTTCTTCAGGCTTCTTCCAAAAGACGACCAGGGTCTCCAGGTACACTCACTCAGCCAGCCCTTCAGGGCCAGATTGGGACTACTGAGTCACCTGGCTTTGTACCCTGAGTACCTGCCCTGATCAAAGCTTCCCGAGTTTGCGGGTAGCCACTGTTGGCCCCTCTGCTCTGTTCCTCTAGGGAACCCAGATGAACCCCCCCAGAACCcaggcaggaagccctgggcCTCACAAGAAGTGGCTATGTTTCCCAGTCTGTCCCTAGCCAGGAAATCCTTCAGCTGCCTCAGCTGTCTCCTCTTTGCATTTCTTGTGACTTCAGTGTTCCCACGTGTCCTGTTCTTGTTCAGAGCCTCTCAGTGAGCTTTCCAGCCACTTTCCAGGGTCATAATCAACAATTTGGATCTGTCTAAGGACATTTCCTGTCcatcttccttgcttccttgccctcttcctcctccccacctcctttatTTTGTCCTTTTGGGTTGATGGAACCCATGCCTTGAACGTGCCAGACAAACTCTCCATTGTGAACTTCATCCTATGTTCCAGTTcccacaacaaacaaaacctcattaACATTGATCCACCggctccaccttctgagtgctgggattaaagatattcCACTATGCCTAGCCCCTTAATAACCTTTGctgttattgagacagggtcttgtgtagcccaagACTGGCCCAAAATTTACTATAAatcagaggatgactttgaacttccgctcttcctgcttctgcctccccaaagctgggattacaggtgtactcCACTGAATCCTGCTCCTCAACATTTTTAAGGAGGGCTCTATGTTTTCACCTTGTGGCTCTGCAAATTGTGTAGCTAGTCCTGGTACTTGGCAATACATATTGACCACAGAGCCAGGTGCGCAGTGGTCCTCTGCTCCTGTGGcagcctcagaggccagaaggcctCAGGTGCTAGTGTGGGAGCCAGTGTTCTGCCAGACAAGGGAGTTCACTGGGGATACAAACTATACACTCTGTTGAGCCTGATAACCTGGCTAAGGAATGTGGAAGCCAAGTGTTCAAACGCAACGTTGGGGTGCACAGTCTCCAATGTACCAAAGGCCCAAGGCATTATCATCTGACTGTGTTCCATATCACTATTGGCTGGACTAGGGGCAGGTGCCTAAGTCAGACAGACCAATCATAGTCTGACTCCTGGCCTTCACTGGTTATCACCAGTTCAACGCTGCTGACTCAGAGGGGCAGCAAGTCCTGAGTCTAGTGATGAGTTCAGACACtggaggggtaggggtaggggtagggatcCCCTGATAGTCTCCCATCTTTCAACACAAACTCCAAGATTTGCCCCAGCAGTTGGAGAAGATGTGGTTCCCCAGGTCTTGGAAGGCCTGGGCTAGGGGAAGACCATGAGAGGAAGCCCCtcgaaaacaaaccaacagacagGAAACCTGGTTAGAGGCTAAAGTGGCTTTAGTTAGAGGAAGGGCAGTGGGTGGGGCTGGCTGTCAGTCCCTCTAGGATGGGGATAAGGGACACAGGGTAGGCAAAAGGAGGCCAGGGTTCAGGCCCCAGGGTTACACATCCAGGTCGTTGACACTTGACTTAGTGTAGACTCGTGTTTTTCGCTGCACAATGCCAGGGCTAAAGGAGGCCCCCAGTGGCCAGTGGCGGACTACATGACGATAGGAGGAGGCCAGGTAGTCAAAGTAGTTGATGTTGAGTTTCCGGGCAAGGTGCCGGCCCAAGAATTCCATTTGCTATGAATAAGCGAGTGGCAGCCAGTTCTCCGTTCTCCAGATAAGAGAATCCCCACCAGCATGCTCTTTAGGTATCCCTTCCCCTTAACCGGGGGcatatccccaccccacccctgcccagaaTTCCCAGCGCTCCTGCTGCCCTTAATATAGTGGAGGTCTCAGGGGTGCTATATTTCCCTTTGAGCGCAAAACAGCCCCATCCAAGAACTGCAAACAGTAGtatcttttgggggggggaggaatggggagtaggggcggggttTGGGGCAGGACCCACCTCATAGCGCTCCGACAGCTGCACCAACACAAGTGGTTCTAGCTTGTGGCCACAAAGGACCAGCTGGAAGAAGCGACCTCCATAGGCTGCCAATAGATGAGCAACTGAGCCAAGAACCTAACCTCTTTAGAGCCTAGGAGTAGGATGGTAGGGGTGGGGCCTCCAAGGTGGGAGTGTTCAGGTGGACTGTAGGCCCCTCCCAGCTCTGAATCCAtgcccccgccccacccccccccacccctcggACCCTCTCCAGTCCCAGACATCACCATCAGAACTGAGTGCCAGGCGCACGTAGACCAGATGCATTGGCCCCTGACATACAGTTCGGCCCTGGATGGAGAAGTGGTACATGCCGCGCGTGTGGTTCAACACTAGGCGGCGCTGCGGTATCGAGGAGAGCATGAGCCACAGGCCTACAGCCATGCCATAGGCAGGAAAGCACCAGGTCTCCTGATGCTTCACCTGTGGGTACCAGGGATTAATGGACGTGAGTTCTGGCAAGAGGCTCTTGTGTGGCCCTATGCAAAGAGGCTGTGGGGTTGGGTGGATGGGGCAGGAGCTCTGACCTCTCTCAGGACATTACAGGAAATGAAGACAAGGCAGATGATAAAGAGCATCGCCCCCTTCCAGAGCGTGTCCAAATAGTACTCGAGCACAAAGACTGTGGGCGGCATGACCCAACACATGAGGATAGCTAGGAGCTGCCCATAGCTACAGGACAGTACCAGGGATTTgtgggaaagggcccacccagTGGAGGTTCTCCATGGTACTACCGTGTCTCCTCCCACAAGTACACCTGCCTACCCTCCTAACCCAGCCACCCTCCCCACTTCTGGGATCCTAACCACACCCAGTCCCTGGCCCACCATCAGGCTGTTGCTGCTTGAAGGGGTAAAAGCTGTTGTTCTTGAGCTGATAGGCTAAGTGGCGCTCGGTGGAGAAGAATCCTACTTCCCAGAGTTTGAAGCACTTAACAAGGGCGGAGAAGCGGGAGCCACTGGCCTGCTGCTCCTTTGGGACCTAATTAGGTAGATCTGGTCAGCATACAGCTTGCCCACTGCTACTGCCCCACCGTCTTTATACAGGGCTCCCACCCGAGACAATTCCAGGGTTGCAGCTGAGGGAAGAAGCAAGAGCTGCCAGACACCAGCAGGGCAGAGAAGCAGGTAGCAGTCCAGGGTGGGCTGCCTGGGTTCTAGAAGCTCAGGGTAAAGGGTTCTAGAAGGGGCTTTTCTATTGACCACACCTTTCTAGTGAGCTTGCCTTCCCTGGTCAGTCTCCACTACCTGGAAGGTAGCGTGGCTGCCTTGTAGCTGGACAACCTGAGCCCATGCTACCAACACTGTCACCTCATGGATGCTGGTAGCTGATAAAGGTCTTTTTCCCCCCCTCTACTATTTTATACCTCACTGCCTACCCTATCCTTAGACAACTGTGTCCCAAGCGAGCTAAgacacttaacacacacacacacacacacagacctgggCCCGCTGTAGCCTACTCAATCGTGTATAACCCTGTTGCTCACCCAACAACTTACTCTAAGGACCGTACACAGTCTGACGTGTTGGTTTCTTCTTGTAAACCTACCACACGGGAGgctgagatggatggatggttttgagtcaccctgggctacactgtgagttccaagctagcctagATTAGTGTGAAAAGGatctcaaataaaacaacaaaggacTGTACAGAGTGCctaaaaaatactttattgtaACAAAAGCTCCAACATTTCAAAATGAGAAAGGGCTGGGTAAAGCTAGCAGCCATCTAAGTGGGCTCTCATGCAGAGGGCGGGCTGGTAAGTAGCTGTTCTAGACACCACTGCACTTCCTCCAGGCCCCGGTAGACACGCTTCAGACCTCGGGGGAGGCAACGACAGGACTCCAGGTTAAGATACAGCAGCCCCGGGCAACCACTAATCACAGAACTGTGGAACAGGCAGGCCGTGGGAAAGTGAGCTGTTGGCCAGAGAGCCCCGAATGCCCTCACTATACACCAGGCCTACCACCCAGAGCCACCCAAGCCCAAATCTAGTACTCTTGGTGTCCTCAAGGAGTTGGACCAGTGACTCGTGTCTACACCCCTCCTGGCCCCTGGAAATGAGGAGTCACTGGGGAGCACACCTCTGGTCCCCAAGTAAGACACGGCAGCAAGCGGTTCAAGATCCACAGAACTAGCGAATGGTGCACTGACCTGACTGTGCTTGGTTTAACTCGGGTACCCCTCAGGTTAAGGGAGCACAAGACTGGGTGTAAGCCCCCAGGGGTGCCCGAGAAAACAGCCAGGGCCTGATCCAAGTCCTTCCCGCTGAAGCCTTGGCCGCTTAAGTCCAGCTCCCTCAGGGTGTGATACCACTTCCGGGTCAACAGGGGGCTGCCATTCTTAGCCAGGGTCAAGACGTCGGATATGCCGTACAGGCCCAGGTAGAGTTGCTCCAGCTCTGAGACGGGAGAACTCGGTGTGACTACCAgtcagcccccccccacacacacacaccccactttcCCAAGCAAAGCCAGCTGACCTTGACATGGCAGATGACACAGACCGGCAGGAGTGACCCTAGCGCAGCCTCGAAGGTCCAGCAGGCGGAGTTTCGGGGAGCGATGGAGCAAGCGGTCCAGAACCTCATTGCTCACGAAGATGCAGGTGGAGCCGGCCAGGCAGAGCTCCTCAAGACTGGGGAAGCCTGGTCCCTGGGGCACGCCTCGGCCACACGGCTTGGGAAGCCAAGTCAGATTCAGCAGCCGCAgcacctgggaggagggaggagggaggagggaggaggggcaggctgCATCGAGGGGTGGCAGGCAGAAGAGAGTAGGGTATGAATACCTGCAGCTGGGGGCAGCCTTTCTGCAGGGTTTCCACAGGCAGCTGCAGGGGTGTGCCGTTGTAGTTCATGCCAATGCTGACCTGAAGGACTTGGAGCTGGGGGCAGCAGTTGCCCTGGGAACGGTGGGAAACACACTGCTAGGTCAAAGGCCTGGCCGGTCCCCACTGAACCCTTTTCCTGACCATCCCCGACCTACCAGCAGTGCGCCCAAGATGGCCGTCGTCTGGGAACTGTA is a window from the Mus pahari chromosome 17, PAHARI_EIJ_v1.1, whole genome shotgun sequence genome containing:
- the Tmem249 gene encoding transmembrane protein 249: MGSGCPATRQPRYLPGFFSTERHLAYQLKNNSFYPFKQQQPDVFVLEYYLDTLWKGAMLFIICLVFISCNVLREVKHQETWCFPAYGMAVGLWLMLSSIPQRRLVLNHTRGMYHFSIQGRTVCQGPMHLVYVRLALSSDAYGGRFFQLVLCGHKLEPLVLVQLSERYEQMEFLGRHLARKLNINYFDYLASSYRHVVRHWPLGASFSPGIVQRKTRVYTKSSVNDLDV